In Humulus lupulus chromosome 6, drHumLupu1.1, whole genome shotgun sequence, a single genomic region encodes these proteins:
- the LOC133782859 gene encoding uncharacterized protein LOC133782859, which yields MHCFLWQLTVYPYLCARPAEEQYVRTLTDNEAPLYVDMGLEELEVGPDGQPTQEALQSQAEKLAEKLAEQAEAANIFKEVPPAQPEAPEVPPSTPHASTSSQAEQPGYSMILARLEKVEGQQSALIKGQSEILGQLQKLMTMMEDLSRPVPDPHPQSTEEGPQSPVDEDILPNDYRPDDVDDHIFRTPEDMQITVIGDTEDSEVQFLNIAPPAPEKRRERKRPRWFDEYTAMRKRNKKSKTAVNVDPLRVVDGKLLMTFHKWLLGTIGNKYPRECFSGTHDAAWFLKLHTPRTWLSDSHLDAAFHLMRRRLEFYPNVYPQKCVVMPTIFPESLKGRWDAFPGSDYSRFSWDDSILDLVRGDAVQFLPSWQNKEFIYFSLFLKDQMHWVAVEADLNGWMLNIFDSSIGSISENDLISLMVDWCTIFPSVLRQSGLFENHDVILAPQLTASESQVRPFDWKLIPREFVPQTKSR from the exons ATGCATTGTTTTTTGTGGCAGTTGACAGTATACCCCTACCTGTGTGCCCGACCTGCTGAAGAACAGTATGTGAGGACCCTTACAGACAATGAAGCCccattgtatgtggacatggggttagaggaactagaggtgggtcccgatggacagcctacacaggaagccttacagagccaggctgaaaagcttgctgaaaagttagctgagcaagcagaagcagcaaatatttttaaggaggttccaccagctcaacctgaggcacctgaggttcccccatcaacacctcatgccagcacctcctcccaagctgagcaaccaggctactctatgattttggccaggttggaaaaggttgaagggcaacaaagtgcccttattaaaggtcagtccgagatcttgggtcaattgcagaagcttatgacaatgatggaagatcttagtaggccagttccagatccacaccctcagtccactgaagaaggccctcagtctcctgtagatgaagacattctccctaacgattacagacctgatgatgtagatgatcacatttttcgcacaccagaggatatgcaaattactgtaatcggagatactgaagattctgaagtacaattcttaaacatagctccaccagcaccggagaagaggagagaaagaaagaggcctaggtggttcgatgagtacactgcaatgaggaaaaggaataagaaatcgaagacagcagtgaatgtggatccattgagggttgttgatggtaaattacttatgacctttcacaagtggttgcttggcaccattgggaataaatatccgagggaatgcttctcagggacacacgatgctgcttggttcctgaaactgcatactccgaggacatggctttctgactct catttagatgcagcatttcatctcatgaggaggcgtctagaattttatcctaacgtgtaccctcagaaatgtgttgttatgcctacaatttttcccgaatcattgaagggtcggtgggacgcttttccaggttctgactactctagatttagttgggatgacagtatattggacctggttaggggtgatgcagtccagttcttaccgagttggcagaacaaggagttcatttatttttccctcttcttgaaagaccaaatgcattgggtagctgtagaggcagacctgaatgggtggatgctcaacatctttgactccagtattggatcaatttccgaaaacgatttgatcagcttgatggttgactggtgtaccattttcccgtcggtcttgcgacagtccggtttatttgagaaccatgacgttatactcgcgcctcagttgacagcatcagagagtcaggtcagacccttcgattggaaactcattccacgtgaattcgtaccgcaaacaaaatccaggtga